The genome window TTCTCTGAGATGTCGCGGTAGTCATAGATCTCACTGATCCTCTCTGCGGGCAGATCTTCAGAAGAGGCAATGGCATTAAACCCATGGCCGTCAATGGCTTGCTGAAGTCGTTCAGTGCAGAGCTCAATATCGGGAGCATCTTCAGTCCCTGTCAGCTTCAGATAGGACTTCATGTCGGAAGCAATTTTAAGCTTGCTCAGCTTCTTCCCGCCAAGGATCTGAGCCCTGATTTCCTGCCGGCTCTTCAGCACCCGGGCAATGTCGTCCACGGACTTTCTGCATCCTCGAATGCCGTCGAAGAATAAGCCGACGCAGGCTTCCTCCGTGCCGCTCGCGAATACACGGGTCCTTTCCTCGACGCCGAAAATGCCCTTGTCGTTTATGACGTGAGCGACCTTCCAGCGGATCGTTTCCGCGTATTTCTCCAACATGGTCTTGTAGGCCAGCGCGGAAGACTTCAGCATGACGACGTAGCGGTATCCGAGCTCCCGGATAAGGCGCATAACGCCTTCATCAGCAAAGCCGCGATCGAGAATGACGCCTTCAATTTCGATGCCGGCAGCGGCAAGAAAGCGAATCATCTTCTCAAAAGCCTTGGCATCGACTTTGCCGCCGTTGTTGAGGAACCAGGTGACGGGGCGCCCATCCTTTGAGCTGACGGCCCACATGTAACTGTAGATGTTTACTGCCTTATGCGACTTTGAATTGCCGGGTTCGGCAATATGGCTTTCCGAGATCGTGCAGTCGTTGTTTGAGCCGTCGATGCAGAGCCAGACTTTAGTGCCGCCCTGCGCTGCGAAGCGTTTGAGCCAGTCCATTCGAAACTGATGGATGATGTCTGCACTCAATTGATTTTCAAAGAAATCGGAATACCAGCTGTCGCTCCGAAGCGAGTCGGAAAAGAGCAGCTGCTGAGCCATCTCGTCCCTCATCAGATCTGTTGAATCTGCCCGATGCCGGATGCTGAACATGGCGTAATCCAGGACTGCATTGGCATTGAGCGGACCAAAGTCTTTCTGAAGCATTGGGTAGAGCCCGGTCTTCCAGCCGGCGCTGAGAGTCAAACCATATAGCCCGACATGAAGCTCACGAGGCTGAAGCCGGGATTCCCCGTAGTACTGCGCCCAGAGCTTGGGATAGAGAAACTTGAAGTTCTCATTGGGGTGCATGGTGACTTTGGAAGTCGCCCACCCGATAGTGATGTGCTGGCGCTTGTTGCGCTCGTCCCGATGGATGGTGAAAACACGACCGTCGGAAGCATTCACATATGCAAAGTCAGGGATCGGGATTTCCTGTTGGTTTCTAAAAACTATGCCCATAAATCACCGGGAATCAGTGTTATCGATGATAACACTATTGTACAATATTTATAGAGAGTTTTTCAAGAGAAAAATAAAGGCAACTAACCTTTAAATTTCAGTTAGTTACCTTAAATTAAAACTAGGCCGAGATATGATTTTCTTTCAGACCCTGTTAACGGATTTCTGGGAATTCACGTATTTTGTCAAACCTTCCCACGTTTTGCTCCAATCGGGATGCCTTCTGCGCAGCAGGGAAAACTTCGCGTGCATTTACTGCGAGTCGCGCGGCGAGCTTTCAGACAAACCCGGTCATCATCCCGTCACTCGCGAAAGAGGCTGTCGTTCGAGAGCGCCGGCAGGCGGCATCCACCAAAGCATGAAGGTCCCGGAACCCGCGCTTCCGGAGCTTCGGCCTCCTCCATAGAACGCCCCCGGGAATCTATCGATGGACTCCTGATCCGCCGCCCGCCTATAAAGAAAGAATCATCTTTTCTTTTGCCCGATGGAGATCCTATATGAGGAACATTTCCCGCCGCAGCTGGCTCACGACCGCGCTTGCCGGGAGCGCGGCGCTCGCTGCATCCCTTCCTGCCGCAGCCAAACCCGTTGAAGCAATGCCCGAAAAATGGGACGAGGAATTCGACGTCGTCGTGATCGGCTCTGGCTTTGCCGGGCTCGCTGCAGCGATTGAAGCGAAGCTTGCGGGCAGAAGCGTTGCCGTCTTCGAAAAGATGCGCAACCCGGGCGGCAACTCCATCATCAACGGCGGCATCATGGGCGTACCCGGCACGCCCATGCAGAAGAAGGAAGGCATCGACGATTCTCCCGAACTCATGATGGAAGACATGCTCCGGGAAGGCCTCGGCCTCAACCATCCCGATAAGGTAAAGAAGCTCTGCGAAGAGGCGCTTCCCACGTGGCAGTGGACGATTGACGAGCTCGGCGTCGAATGGAACAGAGACCGCGTCTCCCAGGAAGGCGGCCACTCGGTGCCTCGCTGCGCGATCATCAGGAATGGCTCGGGTTCGGGCATTGTTCTGAAGGAAATCGAGAAGCTCAAAACGCTCGGCGTCCCGATCCGCACCCGCGTCATGATGGAGCGCATCATCCGCGACGCCGACGGCCGGGTCAAGGGCGTCATGGTTCGCGACGGCTACCGCTTCCCCAATAAGGATTCTGGCAAGATCAAATTCATCAAGGCAAGGCGCGGACTCGTTCTCGCCCACGGCGGCTTCGGCGCCGACATTCCCTACCGCACGATCTTCGACCCGAAGCTTACGGCCGAAATCGGCACGACCTGCCAGCCGGGCGCAACGTCCGAAGCCTGGCGCGAGGCGGACCGCATCGGCTGCCAGATGATTCAGACCGACTGGATTCAATGCGCGCCGTGGACCTCGCCCACTGAAAAAGGCATGGGGATCGCGCTCTTTTTTGCTCAGGGCGCCGCAGCAATGTTCGGCGTCTGGGTTGAAGACAAAGGCGGCACGCGCTTCATCAATGAGCTCGCCAACCGCAAGGTCCGCGCCGATGCCATCATGACGCTCCTCAACAAAGGCACGAAGTGCTATGCCGTGGCGGATTCGCTCGGCACCGCGCCGATGGAAATCTCGCGGCCCGGGCTTCTCGCAAAGATGCTCGAGCGCGGCTGCGTAAGGAAGTACGAGACGCTCGAAGCGCTTGCTGAAGGCGAAAAAATCAATCTCGACGGCCTCAGGGCGAGCATTGCCGAGTGGAACAAGGCCGTGGACGAAGGAAAGGACGCGCACTACGGGCGATACGTCAACAAGCTCGCGAAGCCCATGTCGCAGGGACCCTGGTATGCGTCGCAGATGGTCCCCAAGGTCCATCATTGCATGGGGGGAATTTTGACCGATATGGACGCCCGGGCGATCGACTGCGCCTCCAGCAAACCGATCCCGGGACTCTTCGCCGCCGGCGAAGCCACGGGCGGCGTTCACGGCGCCGTTCGTCTCGGCTCCTGCGCCATTACGGACTGCATCGTCTACGGACGCATTGCCGGAAAGAGCGCAGCTACAGCCTCCCCCTGGGAATAACGAACGAAGCGTTCCCGGCTCGATGCCGGGAACCACAACTTGGGAACCGCGCCGCTCTCGAGCGGCTTTTCGCCTCCCGGATTTTCTTTCGGGATAGCTCGGGAGGCGTATTGACCCTGTAGCGATTGCATGGTCTATAGTTGTGTTACCCGTAATTCATTCTCATTCCCAGGAATGCCAGATTCTCCACGTAATACGCCCTCCTGCCGTCTGCACTTTGCCGTCACGGGCATGAGCTGCGCCGCGTGCCAGGCGAGGGTTGAAAAAGTCGTCTCCCGAGTTGAAGGCGTTGATTCAGTTGCCGTCAACCTGCTTAAGAACTCGATGGAAGTGAACTCGCACTGCGCGTCGCCCGAAGAAAGCGATGCGCTCACGAGCCTCATCGAAGCCGCCGTGTCCGAGGCGGGCTACGGTGCCGAGCGCACGGACGGCCGGAAGACGTCGCCCGAAAAAGAGCGTGCCAGCCGCTCAGTCGAAGCGGAAGCCGAGGCCCGCGCCATCCGCACGCGCCTCACCTGGTCGATCGTCTCCCTTGTTCTTCTCATGTACGTGAGCATGGGAACCATGATGGGACTCCCGGCCCCCGATTGGCTGGGGTCCGACGCGTCCGGGCTCATGCGCGGCATCCTGCAGCTCCTTCTGTCGCTTCCGCCCCTCTTCCTCAACCGGGTGTTCTTTACGCGAGGCCTGAAGGCCCTCGTGATGCGCGCGCCCAATATGGATTCCCTGATTGCTGTGGGTGCGGGCGCGGCATTTCTCTACGGCGCCTGGGTGCTGCTTGAAGCCGCCTACTATGCCGGTCTTGGAGAGACCGATCACGCGCTTCACCTCGCGCACGGCCTTTACTTTGAATCCGCCGCCATGATCGTGACCCTCATTACGGTCGGAAAGTGGCTCGAAGCCCGTGCGAAGGGAAAGACCACGGACGCCATCGAACGCCTTGCGGCGCTCGCCCCAAAGACGGCAGTCGTGCTCCGCGACGGGAAGGAATCCACCATTCCTGCGGAGAACGTTCAGAAGGGCGACACGGTGATTCTCCTCACGGGAAGTACCATCCCGGTCGACGGCACGGTGCTCGAGGGCTCGGGAACCGTAGACGAATCCGCCATGACGGGCGAAAGCATTCCGGTCGAAAAGAAGACGGGAGACACCCTGATGGGCGCCACGCTGGTTTCCTCCGGACGCTTCGTCATGCGCGCCGAGCGCGTGGGGGAAGACACCGCGCTCGCGCAGATCATCCGGCTCGTCGACGAGGCAACTTCGAGCAAGGCGCCGGTCGCGAGGCTTGCTGACCGCGTGGCAGGAATCTTCGTCCCCGTCGTCATCGGCATTGCACTCCTCACGCTCATCGTCTGGCTCCTTCTTGGCGAATCCTTCGGATTCGCGCTCACGTCCGCCATTTCCGTTCTCGTCATTTCCTGCCCCTGCGCCCTCGGCCTTGCGACGCCGACCGCCATCATGGTGGGCACGGGCCAGGGCGCGAAGCGCGGCATTCTCTTCAAGTCCGCTTCCGCCCTTGAGCTTCTCGGCCGCGTCAACGCCGCGGTGCTCGACAAAACGGGCACCGTTACGACTGGGAAGCCTGAGGTCACGGGGATTGTGCCCGCGGCTCCCGGCCTTGAAACGCCGCTCCTCATCACCGCCGCGTCGCTCGAGTCGGCTTCAGAACATCCGTTGGGCGCCGCCATCGTGCGGGCAGCCAAAGAAAGGAGCCTCCCGGTGCAGCCCGTCGACGACTTCCGTCAGACCGCGGGTCAGGGCATCTCCGCCCGGATCGGCAAGCGCCGCTGGTTTGCCGGGAACGCCCGCATGACGGAGGCCTTCGGCTTCACGCTACCAGGTACGCTCGAAGCCGCCGCGAAAAAGGCTGCTGAAGACGGCGAAACCCCGCTCTTTATCGGTTCTGAACCGACGCCCGACGCGCCCGGGGCGCTTCTCGGCCTCATCCGCGTTGCCGACCAGGTGAAGCCCGACTCTGCGGCAGCCGTCAAGGCCCTGAAGCAGCTGGGCGTCGCCGTTACGATGCTGACCGGCGACAACCCGGTGACGGCAAAGGCCATTGCCGCACGCACCGGGATTGAGAACGTGATTGCCGGCGTTCTGCCTGCCGGGAAAGCCCAGGAAGTTGAAAAGCTCAAAAATACCGGCGCCCGCGTCCTTATGGTGGGCGACGGCGTCAACGACGCGCCGGCGCTTGCCGCGGCCGATGTGGGCGCCGCGATCGGCGCGGGCACCGATGTCGCGATTGCTTCCGCGGGCGTCGTTCTCATGAAGAGCCGCCTCTCGGACGTTGTGGAAGCCATTGAGCTCTCGCGCGCAACCATGCGCAATATCCGCGAGAATCTCTTCTGGGCATTCATCTACAACGCCGTCGGCATCCCGATCGCGGCCGGGGTCTTCGCCTCTCAGGGGCTGACCCTCTCCCCGATGCTCGGCGCCCTCGCGATGAGCCTCTCCTCCTTCTCGGTCGTCACGAATGCGCTGAGGCTGCGCTTCTTCCGGCCGAAGCTTGCGGGCAGCGATGCTGCTCTCCTTTCAGAACCCCAGTCCGCCGCGCCTGCGGCAAAGGAAAAGAAAATGTCTCAGAAAACCATTCATATCGAAGGCATGCACTGCAGCCACTGCACCTCGGCCGTTGAAAAGGCGCTTCGCGCGCTTCCCGGCATCGACGCAGTTGAAGTGAGTCTTGAGAAGAAGAGCGCCGTCGTTGAGGCCGATCTCTTCGTGACCGATGAAATGCTTAAAGCCACTGTTGAAGGCGCCGGCTTCAAGGTGACCGGGATTGATTGATCCGGTTTGACGGCACCTCACCCGGCAGACGGAATCCGCTTCCTCTGCCGGGACTGCCTGTGCACCCGCCTTTGCGAGAAACCTGACGAGCAGGCCTTTTCAATGATCTCGTCTGTGCTTTTCCGGAGATCCTCCAGCGTGAGCGATGCGAGCCTCAAAGGCAGTTTCTGAAGCTTTGAGCGGGCTTCAAAGAAGGCTTGCGCTTTATTGGCAAGCTGCACCGGGTTGATCTTTTCTTCTGACCGCTTGACCTCAAAAAGCAGAATCTCCCTGCCGCTCACTGCAACGATGTCGATTTCGTTGAAGCCCCTCCTGTCCCACCAGGGGCCGACTTCGCTGAATCGCCCGCTCTCAAGAAGGATGGACGTGAAGCAATCCCTGAGGGCAGGCCTTGAGAAGGCGGCATAGCCCGCAAGGAACGCATCGCGCATTTCTGCATATCGGTTTTGCTAAAGCTCGGACTCTGCGCCCTGAATGAAGGCAAGCCACCACGCGAGATAACGGTCCGAAAGCTCATAACGGACCCGGCGATAATCGGGCGAGAGCACCGGACGCAGCGGAGCAATCAACCCCCAGTTCTTTTCCAACCGGGACAGGAAGCCGCTCGCAGAAACAGAACCCAACTCTTCCTGCAGTTCTTCGCGCTTAGTTTTGCCCGATGCAAGCGCCTGAAGAATCGTGCGGTTTCTTGAAGCGTCTCCTGGAAATTCATTTGCGAGCTCACTTTCACCCTCCATGATGAATTTCGAGCCCGACTGGAAGACCGCATCCGCCATGCGGGGAAGATCCGCGGCTCCGCGCTCCATCAGGTCTTCAATCAACCACACGACGCCTCCCGTCAGAACATGAAGCGCGAGAAGGTTGTCATTCTCGGCATTGGGCGCGTAGTCATCCAGGATTTCGGCTTCCACGCGTAATGGGAAAGGCTCCAGCGCAATGAAGCGGTCGGCTCTGCCGCAGAGCGGTTCGCTCGGGCGCTCGAAACGCTTTTGCAGCGCCGCACCGGCAGAACCGCTCATAACGAGCATCAGCACGGTTTTCGAGTCTGGTTGGTGGATGTTCCATGCAAGCTCGAATTCCGACCAGAAGGAAGGTTCGCAGGCGTTGAGTCCCTGACACTCGTCGATGCAGATGCTGATCGGGCGCGTTTTGCCGACGGCGAGCAGATAGTCGACCACCTGCTAGAGCCGCTCGAATCGCGGCGGGAAAGGCAGATCCAATGCGTCCATGACGGCGCGCGTCCACGCCTTCACCAGCGCACTCTGAGTCAAACGGGAGCAAAAAAGTTAGATGAGCGGCATTAGTGTTCTCTCCGGGAACGTTCTTTTGGAGAACGTTCCTGAGACGGACGTTCCTGACAAAAAGATGTGGATTCAAAGTGTTGATGGCCTCGATCAG of Sutterella faecalis contains these proteins:
- a CDS encoding flavocytochrome c — protein: MRNISRRSWLTTALAGSAALAASLPAAAKPVEAMPEKWDEEFDVVVIGSGFAGLAAAIEAKLAGRSVAVFEKMRNPGGNSIINGGIMGVPGTPMQKKEGIDDSPELMMEDMLREGLGLNHPDKVKKLCEEALPTWQWTIDELGVEWNRDRVSQEGGHSVPRCAIIRNGSGSGIVLKEIEKLKTLGVPIRTRVMMERIIRDADGRVKGVMVRDGYRFPNKDSGKIKFIKARRGLVLAHGGFGADIPYRTIFDPKLTAEIGTTCQPGATSEAWREADRIGCQMIQTDWIQCAPWTSPTEKGMGIALFFAQGAAAMFGVWVEDKGGTRFINELANRKVRADAIMTLLNKGTKCYAVADSLGTAPMEISRPGLLAKMLERGCVRKYETLEALAEGEKINLDGLRASIAEWNKAVDEGKDAHYGRYVNKLAKPMSQGPWYASQMVPKVHHCMGGILTDMDARAIDCASSKPIPGLFAAGEATGGVHGAVRLGSCAITDCIVYGRIAGKSAATASPWE
- a CDS encoding IS1634 family transposase, which translates into the protein MGIVFRNQQEIPIPDFAYVNASDGRVFTIHRDERNKRQHITIGWATSKVTMHPNENFKFLYPKLWAQYYGESRLQPRELHVGLYGLTLSAGWKTGLYPMLQKDFGPLNANAVLDYAMFSIRHRADSTDLMRDEMAQQLLFSDSLRSDSWYSDFFENQLSADIIHQFRMDWLKRFAAQGGTKVWLCIDGSNNDCTISESHIAEPGNSKSHKAVNIYSYMWAVSSKDGRPVTWFLNNGGKVDAKAFEKMIRFLAAAGIEIEGVILDRGFADEGVMRLIRELGYRYVVMLKSSALAYKTMLEKYAETIRWKVAHVINDKGIFGVEERTRVFASGTEEACVGLFFDGIRGCRKSVDDIARVLKSRQEIRAQILGGKKLSKLKIASDMKSYLKLTGTEDAPDIELCTERLQQAIDGHGFNAIASSEDLPAERISEIYDYRDISEKQFSALKSQLGADVTRVHDDQRIEAKLAVCFIAAVIRTEIELACRKLELDTNKSFREVDRTVLTLMPNDEYCAVHDYSKRMALLYAEFGLSDEHLDFFAQEVNSRRNPVHSQTRTMPLFLTPAPKRKPGRPAKKKDPEEAEMPKRKPGRPKGSKNKKTLERKALQATLPAPVKRKPGRPKGSKNKKTLEREALLAAPPKRGRGRPKGSKNKSTLEREKREARENKSGKPQ
- a CDS encoding DUF234 domain-containing protein is translated as MRDAFLAGYAAFSRPALRDCFTSILLESGRFSEVGPWWDRRGFNEIDIVAVSGREILLFEVKRSEEKINPVQLANKAQAFFEARSKLQKLPLRLASLTLEDLRKSTDEIIEKACSSGFSQRRVHRQSRQRKRIPSAG
- a CDS encoding heavy metal translocating P-type ATPase, translated to MPDSPRNTPSCRLHFAVTGMSCAACQARVEKVVSRVEGVDSVAVNLLKNSMEVNSHCASPEESDALTSLIEAAVSEAGYGAERTDGRKTSPEKERASRSVEAEAEARAIRTRLTWSIVSLVLLMYVSMGTMMGLPAPDWLGSDASGLMRGILQLLLSLPPLFLNRVFFTRGLKALVMRAPNMDSLIAVGAGAAFLYGAWVLLEAAYYAGLGETDHALHLAHGLYFESAAMIVTLITVGKWLEARAKGKTTDAIERLAALAPKTAVVLRDGKESTIPAENVQKGDTVILLTGSTIPVDGTVLEGSGTVDESAMTGESIPVEKKTGDTLMGATLVSSGRFVMRAERVGEDTALAQIIRLVDEATSSKAPVARLADRVAGIFVPVVIGIALLTLIVWLLLGESFGFALTSAISVLVISCPCALGLATPTAIMVGTGQGAKRGILFKSASALELLGRVNAAVLDKTGTVTTGKPEVTGIVPAAPGLETPLLITAASLESASEHPLGAAIVRAAKERSLPVQPVDDFRQTAGQGISARIGKRRWFAGNARMTEAFGFTLPGTLEAAAKKAAEDGETPLFIGSEPTPDAPGALLGLIRVADQVKPDSAAAVKALKQLGVAVTMLTGDNPVTAKAIAARTGIENVIAGVLPAGKAQEVEKLKNTGARVLMVGDGVNDAPALAAADVGAAIGAGTDVAIASAGVVLMKSRLSDVVEAIELSRATMRNIRENLFWAFIYNAVGIPIAAGVFASQGLTLSPMLGALAMSLSSFSVVTNALRLRFFRPKLAGSDAALLSEPQSAAPAAKEKKMSQKTIHIEGMHCSHCTSAVEKALRALPGIDAVEVSLEKKSAVVEADLFVTDEMLKATVEGAGFKVTGID
- a CDS encoding AAA family ATPase, giving the protein MVDYLLAVGKTRPISICIDECQGLNACEPSFWSEFELAWNIHQPDSKTVLMLVMSGSAGAALQKRFERPSEPLCGRADRFIALEPFPLRVEAEILDDYAPNAENDNLLALHVLTGGVVWLIEDLMERGAADLPRMADAVFQSGSKFIMEGESELANEFPGDASRNRTILQALASGKTKREELQEELGSVSASGFLSRLEKNWGLIAPLRPVLSPDYRRVRYELSDRYLAWWLAFIQGAESEL